One Vibrio campbellii CAIM 519 = NBRC 15631 = ATCC 25920 genomic window carries:
- a CDS encoding YchJ family protein, with translation MASSCPCGSNRTYQQCCELAHNNHADVTTPEQLMRSRYSAHVLGLVDYVVNTYHPSCNAEEQREGIAQSIDSDWCKLEVVKAEASSNENEGFVEFNAYFDEDGKRYCMTERSRFVKEVGLWYYIDGTFPEEESEQDPRLSQPVSSLKVGRNDPCICGSGKKFKKCCG, from the coding sequence ATGGCTTCTTCTTGTCCTTGCGGCTCTAACCGCACCTACCAACAGTGTTGTGAACTTGCCCACAATAACCATGCTGACGTCACCACTCCGGAGCAGCTAATGCGCTCTCGTTACAGTGCGCATGTGTTAGGTCTAGTGGATTACGTGGTGAACACATACCACCCAAGCTGTAATGCAGAAGAACAACGCGAAGGCATTGCCCAATCCATCGACAGCGATTGGTGCAAGCTTGAGGTAGTAAAAGCCGAAGCGAGTAGCAACGAGAATGAAGGTTTTGTTGAATTCAACGCTTACTTTGATGAAGACGGCAAACGCTACTGCATGACAGAACGTTCTCGTTTCGTGAAAGAAGTTGGGCTTTGGTACTACATTGACGGCACGTTTCCTGAAGAAGAGTCGGAACAAGATCCTCGCTTAAGCCAACCAGTAAGCAGTCTAAAGGTCGGTCGTAACGATCCGTGTATCTGTGGAAGCGGTAAGAAGTTTAAGAAGTGTTGTGGCTAA
- a CDS encoding EAL and HDOD domain-containing protein — MKYSYVARQPILDREKRTIGYELLFRDGPKNTFPEVEPELATSRLLSDHFLTTHYSTLGDKLGFVNFPYQSLVNLVPTLFPNESLVVEVLEDCEPTDELLHAIKHLHASGYRVALDDFVPTKAWKRFLPYVAIIKFDIRLVPIEKAAIYIQSLGHFGIDFLAEKVETYEEFEQAMDAGFNYFQGYFFSKPEMIQKKRLNPAFLTVIQLCKEIADKPINFNEVERLFSIDVTLSYKLMTYVNSGYTLTTKIKSFRQALVYLGEERLRRFISLVAIASVHEDKPDSLYSLAIQRARMCEILLSQMNTKYDPGQAFLTGMFSLLGSLLDQPLCDVISDIPVDEEIKQALTSRKGVLGYLLSMIIAYEKADWETTEKYGSALKLTEPQLAKAFSQSTAWAQELLSQTP; from the coding sequence TTGAAGTATTCATACGTAGCTCGCCAACCGATACTGGATAGAGAAAAGCGTACCATCGGGTATGAGCTTCTCTTCCGTGACGGTCCGAAAAATACCTTTCCAGAAGTAGAACCTGAGCTGGCTACTAGTCGACTTCTATCTGACCATTTCCTCACCACGCACTACAGTACTCTGGGTGATAAGCTCGGCTTTGTTAATTTTCCATACCAAAGCTTGGTCAATCTCGTCCCTACTCTGTTTCCCAATGAATCGCTCGTGGTTGAAGTATTGGAAGATTGTGAGCCAACAGACGAGTTACTTCATGCAATCAAACATCTACATGCATCTGGCTATCGCGTTGCGTTAGATGACTTTGTTCCGACTAAAGCTTGGAAGCGTTTTTTACCTTATGTTGCGATCATCAAGTTCGACATTCGCTTAGTCCCTATCGAAAAGGCCGCGATTTACATTCAATCACTTGGCCACTTTGGTATCGACTTTTTAGCCGAGAAGGTCGAAACCTATGAAGAGTTTGAACAGGCAATGGATGCTGGTTTTAACTACTTCCAAGGCTACTTCTTCAGTAAACCTGAGATGATTCAGAAAAAACGCCTTAACCCGGCGTTTTTGACGGTGATTCAACTGTGTAAAGAGATCGCAGACAAACCCATCAATTTCAATGAAGTCGAACGCCTGTTTTCAATCGATGTGACCCTGTCTTATAAGCTAATGACTTATGTAAACTCGGGTTACACGCTCACCACTAAGATTAAGTCTTTCCGACAGGCGCTGGTTTATCTTGGTGAAGAACGCTTAAGACGCTTTATTTCTCTTGTTGCCATTGCTTCAGTGCACGAAGATAAACCTGACTCTTTGTACTCTTTAGCGATTCAGCGCGCGCGTATGTGTGAAATTTTGCTCAGCCAGATGAACACTAAATACGATCCCGGCCAAGCGTTTTTAACAGGAATGTTCTCACTATTAGGTTCACTATTAGACCAACCGCTTTGCGACGTGATCAGTGACATTCCAGTTGATGAGGAAATCAAGCAAGCGCTCACAAGTCGCAAAGGCGTATTAGGCTATCTTCTTTCGATGATCATCGCTTACGAAAAAGCCGATTGGGAAACAACGGAAAAGTACGGTAGCGCACTTAAACTGACTGAGCCACAATTAGCCAAAGCGTTCAGCCAATCCACAGCTTGGGCTCAAGAACTGCTGTCTCAAACGCCCTAA
- the lpxH gene encoding UDP-2,3-diacylglucosamine diphosphatase, with protein MTTLFISDLHLAPSRPDITECFVTFMRSEAIHADALYVLGDLFEFWIGDDDNTPFASKIRSEFKALTDSGVPTFFIQGNRDFLLGKRFCKETGMTLLDDVCTIDLYGQKAVILHGDTLCIDDVKYQEFRKTVHKPWLQWLFNRIPWFVKKRIVAKVQSDIRDDKQTKSLDIMDVNQGEVERVMSQNCVNLMIHGHTHRPNTHIFELNGVKTTRIVLGDWYSQGSVLKVDSDNFDLQTRPFDTELK; from the coding sequence ATGACAACATTATTTATATCTGATCTTCATCTTGCCCCATCACGTCCTGATATCACGGAGTGCTTTGTTACGTTCATGCGTTCAGAAGCAATCCATGCCGACGCACTGTACGTGCTTGGTGATTTGTTCGAATTCTGGATTGGTGACGATGACAACACCCCTTTTGCAAGTAAAATCCGTAGCGAATTTAAAGCACTGACGGATTCTGGTGTGCCAACCTTCTTTATCCAAGGCAATCGAGATTTCTTACTGGGTAAACGCTTTTGCAAAGAAACCGGTATGACATTGCTTGATGATGTCTGCACAATTGATCTTTATGGTCAAAAAGCCGTGATTCTGCATGGCGATACACTTTGCATTGATGATGTGAAATACCAAGAGTTTCGAAAAACCGTCCATAAGCCATGGCTTCAATGGTTGTTTAATCGTATTCCCTGGTTCGTTAAGAAAAGAATTGTCGCTAAAGTTCAGTCAGACATTCGAGACGACAAACAAACCAAGTCTCTCGACATCATGGACGTTAACCAAGGCGAAGTAGAGCGCGTTATGTCTCAAAACTGCGTCAACCTGATGATTCACGGTCACACGCACCGCCCAAATACACATATTTTTGAATTAAATGGTGTTAAAACAACACGTATTGTCTTAGGTGATTGGTATAGCCAAGGCTCGGTTTTAAAAGTAGATTCTGACAATTTTGACTTGCAAACACGACCGTTTGACACAGAATTGAAGTAA
- a CDS encoding peptidylprolyl isomerase, translated as MITLHTNFGDIKIQLNEEKAPETSANFLQYCRDGFYDNTLFHRVIDGFMIQGGGMESGLREKASRAPIKNEANNGLSNKVGTLAMARTMEPHSASSQFFINVNNNTFLDFRSESLDGWGYCVFGEVIEGMDIVNKIKGVSTGSYGMHQDVPLEDVVITGTTIEE; from the coding sequence ATGATCACCCTTCACACTAATTTTGGTGACATCAAGATTCAACTAAACGAAGAGAAAGCGCCAGAGACTAGCGCAAACTTCCTTCAGTACTGCCGCGACGGTTTCTACGACAACACTCTTTTCCACCGTGTTATTGACGGCTTCATGATCCAAGGTGGTGGTATGGAGTCTGGTCTACGTGAAAAAGCATCACGTGCACCAATCAAGAACGAAGCAAACAACGGTCTTAGCAACAAAGTGGGTACACTTGCTATGGCTCGTACTATGGAGCCGCATTCAGCAAGCTCTCAGTTCTTCATCAACGTAAACAACAACACGTTCCTAGACTTCCGTAGCGAAAGCCTAGATGGTTGGGGCTACTGTGTATTCGGTGAAGTAATCGAAGGCATGGACATCGTAAACAAGATCAAAGGTGTGAGCACTGGTTCTTACGGCATGCACCAAGACGTACCTCTAGAAGACGTAGTGATCACTGGTACAACAATCGAAGAGTAA
- the cysS gene encoding cysteine--tRNA ligase: MLKIYNTLTRQKEEFKPITAGKVGMYVCGVTIYDLCHIGHGRTFVSFDVVSRYLRYLGYDLTFVRNITDIDDKIIKRAAENGESCDSLTERLIGEMHADFDALNMKRPDVEPRATQFIAEIIELVAKLIERGFAYVADNGDVMFEVGKFNEYGKLSKQDLEQLQAGARVDIETAKRSPLDFVLWKMSKPGEPTWESPWGPGRPGWHIECSAMNSSILGNHFDIHGGGSDLQFPHHENEIAQSCCAHDTQYVNTWMHSGMVMVDREKMSKSLGNFFTIRDVLGHYDAETVRYFLMSGHYRSQLNYSEDNLNQARASLERLYTSLRGLDLNAVPAGGEEYVSRYTAAMNDDFNTPEAYSVLFDMAREVNRLKTENLEKASELGALMRELADVIGILHQDPEAFLKGDAGNDDEVAEIEALIKLRNDSRAAKDWANADMARDKLTEMGIVLEDGPEGTTWRRK, from the coding sequence ATGTTAAAGATATATAACACACTCACAAGACAGAAAGAGGAATTCAAACCAATTACAGCCGGCAAAGTTGGCATGTATGTCTGTGGAGTTACCATCTACGATCTCTGTCATATCGGTCACGGTCGTACTTTCGTTTCTTTCGATGTGGTTTCTCGTTACTTGCGTTACCTTGGTTATGACCTAACGTTTGTACGTAACATCACTGATATCGATGACAAAATCATCAAACGTGCAGCAGAAAACGGTGAATCTTGTGATTCATTGACAGAGCGCCTGATTGGCGAAATGCACGCTGACTTCGATGCACTGAACATGAAACGTCCTGACGTTGAGCCTCGTGCAACTCAGTTCATCGCTGAAATTATCGAATTGGTTGCAAAACTAATCGAGCGCGGTTTCGCATACGTTGCAGATAACGGCGACGTAATGTTTGAAGTAGGCAAGTTCAACGAATACGGAAAACTTTCTAAGCAAGACCTTGAACAGCTGCAAGCTGGTGCGCGTGTTGATATCGAAACTGCAAAACGCAGCCCGCTGGACTTCGTACTTTGGAAGATGTCTAAACCGGGTGAACCAACATGGGAATCACCATGGGGTCCAGGTCGTCCAGGTTGGCACATCGAATGTTCTGCAATGAACTCTTCAATCCTAGGTAACCACTTCGACATTCACGGTGGCGGTTCTGATCTTCAGTTCCCACACCACGAGAACGAAATCGCGCAATCTTGCTGTGCACACGACACTCAATACGTGAACACATGGATGCACAGCGGCATGGTAATGGTAGACCGTGAGAAGATGTCTAAGTCTTTGGGTAACTTCTTTACTATCCGTGATGTTCTTGGTCACTACGATGCTGAGACGGTTCGTTACTTCCTAATGTCTGGTCACTACCGCAGCCAGCTAAACTACAGCGAAGATAACCTAAACCAAGCACGAGCTTCTCTTGAGCGTCTATACACGTCTCTACGTGGTCTCGATCTAAACGCAGTGCCAGCAGGTGGTGAAGAGTACGTATCTCGCTATACTGCAGCGATGAACGACGACTTCAACACGCCAGAAGCTTACTCAGTACTGTTCGACATGGCGCGTGAAGTAAACCGTCTTAAGACAGAAAACCTAGAGAAAGCGAGCGAGCTAGGTGCGCTAATGCGTGAACTGGCTGACGTGATCGGTATTCTTCACCAAGATCCAGAAGCGTTCCTAAAAGGTGACGCTGGTAACGATGATGAAGTGGCTGAAATCGAAGCACTAATCAAGCTACGTAACGACTCTCGTGCAGCGAAAGACTGGGCTAACGCAGATATGGCTCGTGATAAGCTGACGGAGATGGGCATTGTTCTGGAAGATGGTCCAGAAGGCACAACGTGGCGTCGTAAGTAA
- a CDS encoding thymidine kinase, with amino-acid sequence MAQMYFYYSAMNAGKSTTLLQSSFNYQERGMTPVIFTAALDDRYGVGKVSSRIGLQSDAQLFRPDSNLYQEIAALHEVEKRHCILIDECQFLSKEQVYQLTEVVDKLHIPVLCYGLRTDFQGELFEGSKYLLSWADKLVELKTICHCGRKANMVIRTDEHGVAIKEGDQVAIGGNDRYVSVCRQHYKEALGK; translated from the coding sequence GTGGCTCAGATGTATTTCTATTACTCAGCAATGAATGCGGGTAAATCGACAACTCTTCTTCAATCTTCATTTAACTATCAAGAACGTGGCATGACGCCTGTGATTTTCACAGCTGCGTTAGATGATCGTTACGGTGTGGGTAAAGTGAGCTCTCGTATTGGCTTGCAATCAGACGCGCAATTGTTCCGTCCAGATAGCAACCTTTACCAAGAGATTGCAGCACTGCATGAGGTTGAAAAACGTCACTGTATTCTGATTGATGAGTGTCAGTTCTTATCTAAAGAGCAGGTTTACCAACTCACAGAGGTGGTGGACAAGCTGCATATTCCGGTTCTTTGTTATGGCCTTCGCACCGATTTTCAAGGCGAACTTTTTGAAGGCAGCAAGTACCTGCTATCTTGGGCAGACAAGCTGGTTGAGCTAAAAACGATTTGTCACTGCGGTCGCAAAGCAAACATGGTTATTCGTACTGATGAGCATGGCGTTGCAATCAAAGAAGGTGATCAGGTTGCAATCGGTGGTAACGATCGTTACGTATCGGTTTGTCGTCAACACTACAAAGAAGCACTTGGTAAGTAA
- a CDS encoding YdcF family protein, translating to MKLYQHIETLWDYMQLKQELTPADCLFIMCSNDLRVAEYAAKLYQQKLAPLIVFSGGEGRFTDGLFDKSEAETFAEIAKLAGVPNEAILIETQSSNSGENVRFTEQLLIEKGVNCESLILVQKPFMERRAIATFEKQWQSPYSRLQVTSTAHPFFEYINEEMPLMMVLEALMEDFSRVKTYPEKGFQTKQEIPAHVESSYQALREKFEFGLA from the coding sequence ATGAAGCTTTATCAACACATTGAAACCTTGTGGGATTACATGCAACTCAAGCAGGAACTCACACCTGCTGACTGCTTATTTATTATGTGTAGCAATGATTTACGTGTTGCCGAATACGCCGCAAAGCTTTACCAACAAAAGCTTGCACCTCTGATTGTATTTTCTGGCGGTGAAGGCCGTTTTACGGATGGCTTGTTTGACAAAAGCGAAGCCGAAACCTTTGCAGAAATTGCAAAACTTGCTGGCGTACCAAACGAAGCAATCTTAATCGAAACACAGTCAAGCAACAGCGGTGAGAACGTTCGATTCACGGAACAATTGTTGATAGAAAAAGGGGTTAACTGCGAGTCTCTCATCTTGGTTCAAAAACCATTTATGGAACGACGCGCCATCGCGACCTTCGAAAAGCAATGGCAATCACCTTATTCACGTCTGCAAGTGACCTCTACTGCGCATCCTTTCTTTGAATACATTAACGAAGAGATGCCTCTGATGATGGTACTGGAAGCATTGATGGAAGATTTTTCTCGCGTAAAGACTTATCCAGAGAAAGGCTTTCAAACGAAGCAAGAGATTCCTGCACACGTTGAATCCTCCTATCAAGCCCTACGAGAAAAGTTCGAGTTTGGTCTCGCGTAA
- a CDS encoding NAD(P)H-binding protein: MANILIIGAGWLGTPLAQTLIDQGHQVIVTRRSQTRLDEFPIPSVKTALLDLNESNSEQRLINIIKQHHIERIVGAFPPGFRKGNGQEYVQQWQRLTEAAKASNVEKILMVSSTTVYPNLAVDMKEEDATLALAQTKEHFSDNARIMLQAEQYVIDSGIDYAIVRCSGLIGSDRHPSRFALRLKQVSRKAPANMVHQNDAVAATAFALNQISNEVVNATTPNTVSKAEFYQAAITRSDLDIALPPVTETADKRILADKLITLGYQFQFNSTLDAL, encoded by the coding sequence ATGGCAAATATATTGATCATAGGTGCAGGCTGGCTAGGTACCCCACTTGCACAAACGCTCATTGACCAAGGGCATCAAGTTATCGTCACGCGACGTAGTCAAACTCGATTGGATGAGTTTCCAATACCTTCCGTTAAAACTGCCCTACTCGACCTCAATGAATCGAACTCTGAGCAGCGACTCATTAATATTATCAAACAGCACCATATCGAACGTATTGTCGGCGCTTTCCCTCCTGGCTTTCGTAAAGGGAATGGACAAGAGTACGTACAGCAATGGCAGCGCTTAACTGAAGCGGCAAAAGCGAGTAACGTTGAAAAGATTTTGATGGTCAGCTCAACAACGGTATACCCAAACCTAGCCGTCGATATGAAAGAAGAAGACGCCACACTCGCATTAGCCCAAACGAAGGAACACTTCTCAGACAACGCTCGCATCATGCTACAAGCCGAGCAATACGTCATTGATTCCGGCATCGACTACGCCATCGTCCGTTGCAGTGGTTTGATTGGCTCTGACCGCCACCCTTCTCGCTTTGCACTGCGATTGAAACAAGTGAGCCGTAAAGCCCCAGCGAATATGGTGCATCAAAACGATGCTGTGGCAGCAACGGCTTTCGCTCTCAATCAAATCAGCAATGAAGTGGTGAACGCCACCACGCCGAACACCGTCAGCAAAGCCGAGTTTTACCAAGCGGCCATTACGAGAAGTGATTTAGATATTGCCCTTCCGCCAGTCACTGAAACTGCCGATAAACGAATCCTTGCAGACAAGCTTATTACGCTTGGCTACCAGTTCCAATTCAACTCAACGCTGGATGCACTATGA
- a CDS encoding TIGR02647 family protein: MKYSADHIAELNLLLQFDLSSAATGIKVHKEASEEMQAAVARLYEKQLCTQPDGGYLTDEGIEVAEHADKILRVLSAE; the protein is encoded by the coding sequence ATGAAATATTCAGCTGACCATATCGCCGAACTGAACCTACTTCTTCAATTCGATTTAAGCAGCGCAGCTACTGGCATCAAAGTCCACAAAGAAGCTTCTGAAGAAATGCAGGCCGCCGTTGCGCGTCTGTACGAAAAACAACTATGCACGCAACCAGATGGCGGTTACCTAACTGACGAAGGGATCGAAGTTGCAGAACACGCGGATAAGATCCTTCGAGTGCTTTCTGCTGAATAA
- the focA gene encoding formate transporter FocA, producing MNFNQFDSLLPPQAAERAAEVGVGKATKAPMKSFLLAISAGIHIGIAFIFYTTVTTGAGDLPWGITRLIGGLAFSLGLILVVVTGGELFTSSVLTLVARASGKISWKALMKNWLVVYFGNLVGAVLLVVCMLITKQYMFDGGQVGLNAMAISQHKLHHGFFQAVALGIMCNVLVCIAVWMTFSGRTLTDKIAVMILPVAMFVSAGFEHCIANMFQVPMAIGIKYFAPESFWQMTGANIADYADLNIIGFLTNNLIPVTIGNIIGGGVFVGMWYWMIYLRDEDKHLK from the coding sequence ATGAACTTCAATCAGTTTGACTCACTATTACCACCTCAGGCTGCTGAACGTGCCGCCGAAGTAGGTGTTGGCAAAGCAACTAAAGCTCCGATGAAATCTTTCCTGCTGGCGATTTCTGCAGGTATTCATATAGGTATTGCTTTTATTTTCTACACAACCGTAACCACTGGTGCTGGTGATCTCCCTTGGGGTATTACACGCCTTATTGGTGGTTTGGCATTCAGCCTTGGCTTGATCTTGGTGGTTGTTACTGGCGGTGAGCTGTTTACCAGCTCGGTTCTTACGCTGGTGGCACGTGCAAGTGGCAAGATTTCATGGAAAGCCTTAATGAAGAACTGGCTGGTTGTATACTTCGGTAACTTGGTTGGTGCGGTTCTACTTGTTGTTTGTATGCTTATTACTAAGCAATACATGTTCGACGGTGGACAAGTGGGCTTGAATGCGATGGCAATTTCGCAACATAAGCTGCATCACGGTTTCTTCCAAGCCGTCGCGCTGGGCATCATGTGTAACGTTTTAGTATGTATCGCAGTTTGGATGACGTTTAGCGGTCGCACTCTGACAGATAAAATCGCAGTAATGATCTTGCCGGTAGCTATGTTCGTTTCTGCAGGTTTTGAGCACTGCATTGCGAACATGTTCCAAGTACCAATGGCGATTGGTATTAAATACTTTGCTCCAGAGTCATTCTGGCAAATGACAGGTGCCAACATTGCAGACTACGCAGATCTGAACATTATCGGTTTCTTGACCAACAACCTGATCCCTGTGACGATCGGTAATATTATCGGCGGTGGTGTCTTCGTCGGCATGTGGTACTGGATGATTTACCTGCGTGATGAAGATAAGCATCTGAAATAA
- a CDS encoding ABC transporter permease, translated as MNQVVDINWFELALFSLILLIPLTINKRYKLGLAKDTVISVVRMTVQLVLVGVYLEYLFKLNSLAVNLLWLAIMIVVGASSIVSKTNLPKKTLMWPLIAGLSCSLFPLLAVIAFGLVKPEPFYNAQYMIPLTGMLLGNSLSSNIVALQNLFTAFEQRKSEYEAAISLGASPKYASFPFLQEALRKSLAPILASMATTGLVTLPGMMTGQILGGASPMVAIKYQLIIMLAIFVMLSVSVTITLEMTLSCVQTKEGRIKVKFINKDNA; from the coding sequence ATGAATCAAGTTGTGGATATTAATTGGTTTGAACTCGCCCTTTTTAGCTTGATTCTGCTCATTCCACTCACCATCAATAAACGATACAAACTTGGCCTTGCCAAAGACACTGTCATTAGCGTTGTGCGTATGACCGTTCAATTGGTTCTTGTCGGTGTGTATTTGGAATACCTTTTTAAGCTGAATAGCTTGGCAGTAAATTTGTTGTGGCTAGCGATTATGATTGTGGTTGGGGCGAGCTCGATTGTGAGTAAAACCAATCTACCAAAAAAAACTCTCATGTGGCCTTTAATCGCAGGATTGTCTTGCAGCTTATTCCCTTTGCTTGCGGTGATTGCTTTTGGCCTCGTCAAGCCAGAGCCCTTTTACAACGCGCAGTATATGATCCCTTTAACAGGCATGCTTCTGGGCAACAGCTTGAGCAGCAACATCGTTGCCCTGCAGAACTTATTCACTGCTTTCGAGCAAAGAAAATCTGAATATGAAGCCGCTATATCTTTGGGTGCATCACCCAAATACGCCTCCTTCCCTTTCCTTCAAGAAGCGCTTCGTAAATCTCTGGCGCCTATTCTCGCCTCCATGGCAACGACTGGCTTGGTGACGCTTCCCGGCATGATGACAGGCCAAATCTTAGGTGGCGCTAGCCCGATGGTGGCCATCAAGTACCAATTAATCATCATGCTAGCGATTTTTGTCATGCTCAGTGTGTCTGTGACGATTACCTTAGAGATGACGCTAAGCTGTGTACAAACCAAAGAAGGCCGCATAAAAGTGAAGTTTATCAACAAGGATAACGCTTAA
- the torE gene encoding trimethylamine N-oxide reductase system protein TorE, producing MSDVNKIESGEKRSLEWKSFLFIAVVLFPILSVAFVGGYGFIVWALQVFFFGPPGAHGM from the coding sequence ATGAGTGATGTTAACAAAATTGAGAGTGGTGAAAAACGCTCACTGGAGTGGAAGTCGTTCCTCTTCATTGCAGTTGTTCTCTTCCCAATTCTGAGTGTGGCTTTCGTAGGCGGCTACGGATTTATTGTTTGGGCACTTCAAGTGTTCTTCTTTGGTCCTCCAGGCGCGCACGGTATGTAA
- the torC gene encoding pentaheme c-type cytochrome TorC, whose protein sequence is MKSLIIKLWRTMTRPAVHISLGVLTMGGFIAGVIFWGGFNTALEATNTEKFCISCHTMRDNVYVELQDTVHWKNHSGVRATCPDCHVPHNWTDKIARKMQASKEVFAQVFGNYDEPGVFEERRIELAKHEWDRFSANKSLECKNCHNYDSMDFNQMSPTARIQMKQAAEKDQSCVDCHKGIAHHLPAGMDSIGGIVGDLEGMTSNTDYGVGQQLVSVRHLPIYFDYKGAEEAGLLNPASTVKVLEDKGDYVEIEIDGWRKAKGFGRVIQEDFGKNIAVASLLKEASTDANIVTAGEKKVDELTGLPWEKVAAKVWIKKESMLNDINPVWEKSKEAYRTNCSVCHTQPAEAHFDANTWPGMFDGMLAFVNLDTDSEALILKYLQKHSSDYAEGHH, encoded by the coding sequence ATGAAATCATTAATCATTAAACTGTGGCGTACGATGACGCGCCCGGCAGTCCATATCAGCCTAGGCGTGCTGACTATGGGCGGTTTCATCGCTGGTGTTATTTTCTGGGGTGGCTTTAACACTGCCCTAGAAGCAACAAACACAGAAAAATTCTGTATTAGTTGTCACACAATGCGTGACAATGTATACGTTGAACTACAAGACACGGTTCACTGGAAAAACCACTCTGGTGTTCGTGCCACTTGTCCTGACTGTCACGTTCCACACAACTGGACAGATAAGATCGCTCGTAAGATGCAAGCGTCTAAAGAAGTATTCGCACAAGTATTTGGCAACTACGACGAACCGGGTGTTTTCGAAGAGCGTCGTATCGAACTTGCTAAACACGAATGGGATCGCTTCTCTGCAAACAAATCTCTAGAGTGTAAAAACTGTCACAACTATGACTCGATGGATTTTAACCAGATGTCCCCAACGGCTCGAATTCAGATGAAACAAGCTGCAGAGAAAGATCAGAGTTGTGTTGATTGTCATAAAGGTATCGCCCACCATTTACCTGCGGGCATGGATAGCATCGGTGGTATCGTTGGTGACCTAGAAGGCATGACCTCTAACACGGATTACGGTGTAGGTCAGCAACTAGTTAGTGTTCGTCACTTACCAATCTACTTCGATTACAAAGGTGCTGAAGAAGCAGGTCTTCTAAACCCAGCATCGACTGTAAAAGTTCTTGAAGACAAAGGCGACTACGTTGAAATTGAAATCGACGGCTGGCGTAAAGCGAAAGGCTTCGGTCGTGTAATTCAAGAAGACTTCGGTAAAAACATCGCAGTAGCATCTCTACTGAAAGAAGCATCAACAGACGCGAACATTGTTACGGCTGGTGAGAAGAAAGTTGATGAGCTAACTGGTCTTCCTTGGGAGAAAGTAGCAGCGAAAGTATGGATCAAGAAAGAATCTATGCTGAACGACATCAACCCTGTATGGGAAAAATCGAAAGAAGCTTATAGAACTAACTGTTCTGTATGTCACACACAACCAGCTGAAGCGCACTTCGATGCGAACACATGGCCAGGTATGTTCGACGGTATGCTAGCGTTCGTTAACCTAGATACAGACAGCGAAGCACTGATCTTGAAGTACCTACAGAAGCACTCTTCAGATTATGCTGAAGGTCACCACTAA